In Fibrobacter sp. UWB2, one DNA window encodes the following:
- a CDS encoding NADH-quinone oxidoreductase subunit I → MRVIKQKPMTVIERLYIFEAIRGLWTTLKHAARGLFRYEELPTISYPEGQPEIRNTYRAKHRLMLRPDGTPRCVACGMCAAACPAHCIFIEATQSDDPRIEKRVMRFDIDHLTCVFCGLCAEACPVDALRMDTKQIIFEHRSREDFVAHLYDLTNWDPKDYPNDEQSQMAPGGTKNAEARKVWGMEVK, encoded by the coding sequence ATGCGCGTTATTAAGCAAAAACCGATGACCGTCATCGAACGCCTTTACATTTTCGAGGCGATTCGCGGTCTGTGGACAACCCTTAAGCATGCGGCTCGTGGCTTGTTCCGCTATGAAGAACTTCCGACGATTTCTTATCCGGAAGGTCAGCCCGAAATCCGCAATACCTACCGTGCCAAGCACCGCTTGATGCTTCGCCCGGATGGTACGCCTCGCTGTGTCGCCTGCGGCATGTGCGCTGCGGCTTGCCCTGCCCACTGCATCTTCATTGAAGCAACGCAGAGCGATGACCCGCGTATCGAAAAGCGCGTGATGCGCTTTGACATCGACCACTTGACTTGCGTGTTCTGCGGTCTTTGCGCAGAAGCTTGCCCGGTCGATGCCCTCCGCATGGATACGAAGCAAATCATTTTCGAACACCGTTCCCGCGAAGACTTCGTGGCACACCTTTACGATCTCACCAACTGGGATCCGAAGGATTACCCGAATGACGAACAGAGCCAGATGGCTCCGGGCGGTACAAAGAATGCCGAGGCCCGCAAGGTCTGGGGCATGGAGGTCAAATAA
- a CDS encoding NADH-quinone oxidoreductase subunit J has product MLALIYFIVLAVIAVGSAVCVLLSRHPLYGALSLVASMVSLAGIYGLLGSPFLGVVQIMVYAGAIMMLLTFVIMVLNGARDSHTPMFDKVSLFVIPAVIVLAGLVGFALVRAPIAFDAATVRGSVAITSKTLFDVAQSGPGYFVLFEVLGVLLLSAMGAAVLLAKKRLGSVESEKTEDKH; this is encoded by the coding sequence ATGCTTGCATTGATTTATTTCATTGTCCTCGCAGTAATCGCAGTCGGCAGTGCCGTTTGCGTGCTCCTCTCTAGACACCCGCTTTATGGCGCCCTCTCGCTGGTCGCCTCGATGGTGTCCCTTGCCGGTATCTACGGCCTTCTCGGAAGCCCGTTCCTCGGCGTCGTGCAGATTATGGTCTATGCAGGTGCAATCATGATGCTCCTCACGTTCGTAATCATGGTCTTGAATGGCGCCCGTGACTCCCACACGCCGATGTTTGACAAGGTTTCGCTCTTTGTGATTCCCGCCGTCATCGTGCTTGCCGGTCTCGTGGGCTTTGCCCTCGTCCGCGCTCCGATCGCATTCGATGCTGCAACGGTTCGCGGTTCTGTGGCAATCACTTCCAAGACTCTCTTTGATGTAGCTCAGAGCGGCCCAGGTTACTTCGTACTTTTCGAAGTCCTCGGTGTGCTTCTGCTTTCTGCCATGGGTGCCGCAGTGCTTCTCGCCAAGAAGCGCCTTGGTTCTGTGGAATCCGAAAAAACGGAGGATAAACACTAA
- the nuoK gene encoding NADH-quinone oxidoreductase subunit NuoK: MELQAIYVQILALVIFAIGLMVAVSRRNVFFVLMGVELALNAVNLSFVGFAKTLPAEASIVGQVVPLFSIAVAAAEACVGLAMVILIFRNRESVDADTYSNMKG, encoded by the coding sequence ATGGAACTCCAAGCTATATATGTTCAGATCTTGGCCCTGGTCATTTTCGCCATCGGCCTCATGGTCGCGGTCTCTCGCCGCAATGTGTTCTTTGTGCTGATGGGCGTTGAACTTGCCCTGAACGCCGTGAACCTTTCCTTCGTGGGCTTTGCAAAGACGCTCCCTGCGGAGGCAAGCATTGTGGGCCAGGTGGTTCCGCTGTTCTCCATTGCAGTCGCTGCAGCTGAAGCTTGCGTCGGTCTTGCTATGGTCATTCTCATTTTCCGCAACCGTGAAAGCGTTGACGCCGACACGTATTCTAACATGAAGGGGTAA
- the nuoL gene encoding NADH-quinone oxidoreductase subunit L: MISLGLIPLFPLLGCIILGAIAVISAGSKKGPAEGFVGTLAVLFPALSFAGVALLSLNMPDGGIRETLCNWIDIPMFRVDIGFLFDGLSRIMLLFVTGIGSLIALYSIGYMHGDRGFARYFAYINLFLFSMIVLVLSDNLLLTFLGWEGVGLCSYLLIGFWNKDIKNCHAANKAFIVNRVGDIGFLLGMLCLVTIGGSAILNYDVLSNFISMVISGNHVELVIPVLSVAGILFFIGCTGKSAQIPLLTWLPDAMAGPTPVSALIHAATMVTSGVYLLARLGSMFALLPVVLDIIVVVGMLTAFWAAVAGLFQNDIKKVLAYSTISQLGYMFMASGVCAFDASIFHVFTHAFFKAALFLGAGAVIHALSGEQDMRKMGGLLKKTPVTACVMIFAFLAIVGFPGFSGFWSKDLILEKIFMSGTMGQAVYVVGLITAVITAVYMGRLIILTFFGSYRGSKESEEHIHEAPAVMLIPMVILAFGAVFAGYLWADSIGIKFFAETLAPVVGAAQAYNTPAVVAHVNPVVFAALGTVAALLGMFIAYKIYANARIPAAKGSSAPEGGKATWTFLFDSIHKYVGIIPVNVLAWICDVVVDKILAAAQWTIGAIATILGDGAASFQVRKVRLQIALSILGLVALLAIVILTGGTL, encoded by the coding sequence ATGATTTCTCTTGGTTTGATACCTCTCTTCCCGTTGTTGGGATGCATTATCCTCGGTGCTATCGCCGTTATTTCTGCGGGCAGCAAGAAGGGACCTGCTGAAGGTTTCGTTGGAACGCTCGCAGTCCTCTTCCCGGCGCTTTCCTTTGCAGGTGTTGCTCTCCTTTCGCTCAATATGCCGGATGGCGGCATCCGTGAAACGCTCTGCAACTGGATTGACATCCCGATGTTCCGTGTGGATATCGGATTCCTGTTCGATGGTCTTTCCCGCATCATGCTCCTGTTCGTGACAGGCATCGGCTCTCTCATCGCTCTCTACTCGATCGGTTACATGCACGGCGACCGCGGCTTTGCCCGTTACTTCGCCTACATCAACCTCTTCTTGTTCAGCATGATCGTGCTTGTGCTCTCGGACAACTTGCTCCTCACGTTCCTCGGTTGGGAAGGCGTGGGGCTCTGCTCCTACCTCCTTATCGGTTTCTGGAACAAGGATATCAAGAATTGCCATGCCGCAAACAAGGCTTTCATCGTGAACCGCGTGGGCGATATCGGCTTCTTGCTCGGTATGCTCTGCCTCGTGACGATCGGTGGCTCTGCTATCCTCAACTACGATGTGCTTTCGAACTTCATCAGCATGGTCATCAGCGGTAACCACGTTGAATTGGTCATCCCGGTTCTCTCCGTGGCTGGCATCCTCTTCTTCATCGGTTGCACGGGTAAGTCCGCTCAGATTCCGCTTCTCACCTGGCTTCCGGATGCTATGGCGGGTCCGACTCCGGTTTCTGCATTGATCCATGCCGCAACGATGGTGACTTCTGGTGTCTATTTGCTCGCCCGTCTTGGCAGCATGTTTGCCCTCCTCCCGGTCGTACTCGACATTATCGTGGTGGTCGGTATGCTCACTGCTTTCTGGGCTGCAGTTGCAGGTCTTTTCCAGAACGACATCAAGAAGGTTCTTGCTTACTCTACCATTAGCCAGCTCGGTTACATGTTCATGGCTTCTGGTGTTTGCGCCTTTGACGCTTCTATCTTCCACGTGTTTACGCACGCCTTCTTCAAGGCGGCGCTCTTCCTTGGCGCTGGTGCCGTGATTCACGCTCTCTCGGGCGAACAGGACATGCGCAAGATGGGTGGCCTTTTGAAGAAGACTCCGGTGACTGCCTGCGTGATGATCTTTGCATTCCTCGCGATTGTCGGCTTCCCGGGCTTCTCCGGTTTCTGGTCCAAGGACCTGATTCTCGAAAAGATTTTCATGAGTGGCACGATGGGCCAGGCTGTTTACGTCGTGGGCCTCATTACCGCTGTGATTACCGCTGTCTACATGGGTCGCCTCATTATCCTTACGTTCTTCGGTAGCTACCGCGGTTCTAAGGAAAGTGAAGAACACATCCACGAAGCTCCGGCTGTCATGCTCATCCCGATGGTGATTCTCGCTTTCGGTGCCGTGTTTGCCGGTTACCTCTGGGCTGATTCCATCGGCATCAAGTTCTTTGCTGAAACGCTCGCTCCGGTCGTTGGCGCCGCACAGGCTTACAACACTCCGGCTGTGGTAGCCCATGTGAACCCGGTGGTCTTTGCCGCTCTCGGTACGGTGGCTGCCCTTCTCGGTATGTTCATCGCTTACAAGATTTACGCCAATGCCCGTATCCCGGCTGCTAAGGGTAGCTCCGCTCCTGAAGGTGGCAAGGCTACGTGGACGTTCCTGTTCGATTCCATCCACAAGTACGTGGGCATCATCCCGGTTAACGTGCTTGCATGGATTTGCGATGTCGTTGTCGACAAGATTCTCGCGGCTGCCCAGTGGACGATTGGTGCAATCGCAACGATTCTCGGTGACGGCGCCGCCTCGTTCCAGGTGCGCAAGGTTCGCCTCCAGATTGCCCTTAGCATTCTTGGGCTGGTGGCGTTGTTGGCTATTGTTATTTTGACTGGAGGTACTCTCTAA
- a CDS encoding NuoM family protein, which translates to MLLHLLVLAPFVAAILMVMTSKEDSKSSSRLAILMGIGFTAMSVALIAGGSVSTEAIEWFQIPGCKGPVYYYLTSHGLASWMVFLSSGLSLVALISARAITCRSYRNFAIGIFSLMGAMNGTFLAADAVLFFFFFEAMVIPAAVLIAGFGGKDRMKAAMTFAIYTLVGSAPMMVALWYILTIADNSTLISLAVAVQGLPEGTQNVLLVCFLLAFLVKTPIFPFHGWQAITYAEAPAPLSAILTGAMSKAGVFGFIVWILPIFPLSMNAVSCMMWLGLFTAVYGALMALRATDGKKLLAFSSMGHLGLAVAGVFSLSEAMLPAVLVLLVAHGISAGAQFYLMGIAERMAGTRELDQLGGLSSKNPVFSTLFGFAGVMALAVPGTAGFVGEFSVLLALWDMGPLPALVAGFTLILSAAYMLRFIQKVIFGKQAREYEEGRRTMPLEGVSIAVMLLLLLVFGFHPAYVTDTLNEVETTEDPAAVQVLNSAALNNGEAPMTAEEIHQLDSTLAAAGFKDDERASIIAQMKGDASADAKSEKSVKEASDAK; encoded by the coding sequence ATGCTGTTACATCTCCTTGTCCTCGCCCCGTTCGTTGCCGCCATTCTCATGGTGATGACGTCCAAGGAAGACTCCAAGTCTTCTTCCCGCCTTGCCATTCTGATGGGCATCGGCTTTACCGCCATGTCTGTCGCCTTGATTGCAGGCGGTAGCGTTTCGACGGAAGCTATTGAATGGTTCCAGATTCCTGGTTGCAAGGGACCTGTCTACTACTACCTCACAAGTCACGGACTTGCCTCCTGGATGGTGTTCCTCTCCAGCGGCCTTTCTCTCGTGGCTTTGATTTCTGCACGTGCAATTACTTGCAGAAGCTATCGCAACTTCGCTATCGGCATCTTCTCCTTGATGGGCGCCATGAACGGCACCTTCCTTGCAGCTGATGCAGTGCTCTTCTTCTTCTTCTTCGAAGCCATGGTGATTCCGGCTGCGGTTCTCATCGCTGGTTTCGGTGGCAAGGACAGAATGAAGGCTGCGATGACGTTTGCGATTTACACGTTGGTCGGTTCTGCTCCGATGATGGTCGCTCTCTGGTACATCTTGACGATCGCCGATAACTCGACGCTCATCTCGCTCGCCGTTGCTGTCCAGGGCCTCCCGGAAGGAACCCAGAACGTGCTTCTCGTGTGCTTCCTCTTGGCATTCCTCGTGAAAACTCCGATTTTCCCGTTCCACGGCTGGCAGGCGATCACTTACGCTGAAGCTCCGGCTCCGCTCTCTGCAATCCTCACGGGTGCAATGAGTAAGGCTGGCGTGTTTGGCTTTATCGTCTGGATCCTCCCGATTTTCCCGCTTTCGATGAACGCAGTCTCCTGCATGATGTGGCTTGGCCTCTTCACGGCAGTTTACGGCGCTCTCATGGCTCTCCGCGCAACGGATGGCAAGAAACTCCTTGCTTTCAGCTCCATGGGCCACTTGGGTCTCGCTGTGGCTGGCGTGTTCAGCCTCTCCGAAGCTATGCTTCCGGCTGTGCTCGTGTTGCTCGTCGCTCACGGCATTTCGGCTGGCGCTCAGTTCTACCTCATGGGTATTGCAGAACGCATGGCGGGTACGCGCGAACTTGATCAGCTTGGCGGTCTTTCTTCCAAGAATCCGGTGTTCTCGACACTCTTTGGCTTTGCCGGCGTGATGGCTCTCGCTGTTCCTGGTACGGCAGGCTTTGTCGGTGAATTCTCCGTGCTCCTCGCTTTGTGGGACATGGGTCCGCTTCCGGCTCTCGTGGCAGGTTTCACCTTGATTCTCTCCGCTGCATATATGCTCCGCTTCATCCAGAAGGTCATCTTCGGTAAGCAGGCTCGTGAATACGAAGAAGGCCGTCGCACGATGCCGCTCGAAGGCGTTAGCATCGCCGTGATGCTCTTGCTCCTCCTCGTGTTCGGTTTCCACCCGGCATACGTGACGGATACCCTCAACGAAGTTGAAACGACCGAAGATCCGGCTGCAGTCCAGGTGCTGAACAGCGCTGCTCTCAATAACGGCGAAGCTCCGATGACTGCCGAAGAAATCCACCAGTTGGATTCGACGCTTGCCGCAGCCGGCTTCAAGGATGACGAACGCGCTTCGATCATCGCTCAGATGAAGGGCGACGCTTCCGCTGATGCAAAATCTGAAAAATCTGTGAAGGAGGCTTCCGATGCTAAGTAA
- a CDS encoding NADH-quinone oxidoreductase subunit N, producing the protein MLSNLVFLLPVIFVVLGGMVALAAEPFLRDENKHKVLPWVAAFFIALGVAALYYAKTEALLNLYAMDPVRRVLCAAILLCGFLGISGLQWTLGREQFKGGEAYGLMMLATSGAMLMTQAIDFVALFIAMELTSFPIYALVGIRRKDVNANEGVFKYFVSGAVFSAIFLYGVSLIYGATGSTHFCGHVLEGRMAIYSVGMLFVIAGLLFKAGAAPLHFWVADVYTGASVAVTGFMAAVVKVGALAALGTVWVSVLVTRSGAEAVWNLAEKVTVANPSKPLFYVVLVVALLSMVIGAFSGLAQKSVRRILAFSAVMNAGFIVIGLLVPNYLGKGEIQMGPMFYFLITYAIASAGALTGIAYMSGKDDCKENLEDLQGAGRRRPFVALGVAVCLASLAGLPPVAGFLAKFTLFTEAFNADLGWLAAIGFGLSLVAAVYYLRIAYVLFAPAKDDKCCGGDHICCKSNYAYVYLLRFAVAVSAIALLVISARPALALIG; encoded by the coding sequence ATGCTAAGTAATCTTGTTTTTCTCTTGCCGGTAATCTTCGTGGTCTTGGGCGGCATGGTGGCTCTCGCTGCTGAACCGTTCTTGCGCGACGAAAACAAGCACAAGGTTCTTCCTTGGGTGGCTGCTTTCTTCATTGCTCTTGGCGTTGCCGCTTTGTACTACGCAAAGACCGAAGCTCTCTTGAACCTTTACGCGATGGACCCAGTTCGCCGCGTGCTTTGCGCTGCAATCCTCCTCTGCGGTTTCCTCGGCATTTCGGGCCTCCAGTGGACTCTTGGCCGAGAACAGTTCAAGGGCGGTGAAGCTTATGGCCTCATGATGCTTGCTACTAGCGGTGCCATGCTCATGACTCAGGCTATCGACTTTGTTGCCTTGTTCATTGCAATGGAACTCACGAGCTTCCCGATTTACGCTCTCGTGGGCATCCGTCGTAAGGACGTGAATGCAAACGAAGGCGTGTTCAAGTACTTTGTTTCGGGTGCTGTTTTCAGCGCTATCTTCCTCTACGGTGTTTCGCTCATTTACGGTGCAACGGGTTCGACGCATTTCTGCGGTCACGTGCTCGAAGGCCGTATGGCAATCTACAGCGTCGGTATGCTCTTTGTGATTGCTGGCCTCCTCTTCAAGGCTGGCGCTGCTCCGCTCCACTTCTGGGTGGCTGATGTCTATACGGGCGCCTCTGTTGCCGTGACGGGCTTTATGGCCGCTGTCGTGAAGGTCGGTGCTCTTGCCGCTCTCGGTACGGTCTGGGTAAGCGTTCTCGTGACGCGCTCCGGTGCCGAAGCGGTGTGGAACCTCGCCGAAAAGGTGACTGTCGCAAATCCGTCCAAGCCGCTCTTCTACGTGGTCTTGGTGGTTGCTCTCCTCTCCATGGTGATAGGTGCATTTAGTGGCCTTGCTCAAAAGTCTGTGCGTCGCATCTTGGCATTCTCTGCTGTGATGAACGCTGGCTTTATCGTGATTGGTCTCTTGGTCCCGAATTACCTCGGCAAGGGCGAAATCCAGATGGGCCCGATGTTCTACTTCCTCATCACTTATGCGATTGCCTCTGCGGGCGCCTTGACGGGTATTGCCTACATGTCGGGCAAGGATGATTGCAAGGAAAATCTCGAAGACCTCCAGGGTGCAGGTCGCCGCCGTCCGTTTGTGGCTCTTGGCGTTGCCGTGTGCCTTGCTTCTCTTGCTGGCCTTCCGCCGGTTGCTGGTTTCCTCGCCAAGTTCACGCTGTTCACCGAAGCCTTCAATGCTGACCTCGGCTGGCTTGCCGCTATCGGCTTTGGCCTCTCCTTGGTGGCTGCAGTTTACTACCTCCGCATTGCCTATGTGCTCTTTGCCCCGGCAAAGGACGACAAGTGCTGCGGTGGTGACCATATCTGCTGCAAGTCGAACTACGCATACGTTTACTTGCTCCGCTTTGCTGTTGCCGTGTCCGCTATCGCACTCCTCGTGATTAGCGCTCGCCCGGCTCTTGCTTTGATCGGCTAG
- the ispF gene encoding 2-C-methyl-D-erythritol 2,4-cyclodiphosphate synthase: MDKIYRSGIGFDVHKLVEGRKCIIGGVDIPYEKGLLGHSDADVLLHAISDALLGAAGLGDIGTYFPDTDPAFKGADSLELLRKVGEEVKKAGYEIINIDSIVMCERPKVNPHKEQMKANIARVLGLDVKQIGIKGTTTEKLGFTGRGEGIASQAVVMVRSI, translated from the coding sequence ATGGACAAAATTTATCGTTCTGGTATTGGTTTTGATGTTCACAAGCTGGTGGAAGGCCGCAAGTGCATTATCGGCGGCGTGGACATCCCGTACGAAAAGGGCTTGCTCGGCCACAGCGATGCTGACGTGCTTTTGCATGCCATTAGCGATGCTTTGCTCGGCGCTGCAGGCCTCGGCGACATCGGCACGTACTTCCCGGATACGGACCCGGCATTCAAGGGCGCTGACAGCTTGGAACTTTTGCGCAAGGTCGGAGAAGAAGTCAAGAAGGCTGGCTACGAAATCATCAACATCGATAGCATTGTGATGTGCGAACGCCCGAAGGTGAATCCGCACAAGGAACAAATGAAGGCAAATATTGCCCGCGTGCTTGGCCTTGATGTGAAACAGATTGGTATCAAAGGCACGACGACCGAAAAGCTTGGCTTCACGGGTCGCGGCGAAGGTATCGCAAGCCAGGCCGTTGTGATGGTGCGCTCTATTTAA
- a CDS encoding peptidase A26: MSKKFYAAVAIMVATCAQVSLAAWDGSAKVPKVVEKDGQNFYEITSPEELIGFLDSVLVGKAGDESLKAYLKNDVVFGADTSKLCEKRWVRNKEQSMFTGDFDGRGHSIYGLNAENALFREVGMSAGSVHDVSVVHGSFGSDSVTRAASIADILDGSIWSVNVIATDVRSAYDAAGIAANVSSPYGSDGKHALILNSHVIGGSVGGSYYVGGIAGFSAGKIHGCSNSARVYTVENPNVKEQMIEHLGGIVAYSTVDFGTAIGNCVNRGKIEMESLAQWAYVGGIAGEVDGNIENLQNYGEVSSKVTFASDTAKSTWAAASYVGGIAGQHSLPRKYSGENRDLLNEGNVLAVFDNRIENGDFMVGGVVGNADRSSITNALNRGSVVAHGFGKLTKTSVGGVTGLANMNVYSGFAKLKNRGNVYGGGTFRTHVGGLAGRMEGYVVDDPKFVQSFNYGSVTGVVADTSSVSEALNVGGLLGYGDAIVFSDVYNRGKLLAKGKLVYGGSYVGGIVGLNRYPTASISNAYSATPEIAGDTVGGVVGYSLEAAVPSNTYFDKTLADVKSFGKNYFETADDPDCGRATSVLQNDEILAMLNTQNGKVADRKLWVRRGGYPVLTFDSLYKNDSLFFDLQTYALPSAEIVNDTAVYTIKTADELATLLEMGSSFGYKMFKVKLANDIVMGEDSTHLSMRKMSIDTSGLCINMMFDGQGHTVYGLNMSRAMFYCLAEGAVIDNMTIANSRFANDYGMSAAGVAISLKKNSAIRNVKIRNSLVRGGDVAGGIVANSYGTMLEVANDNTPVYASDKAGGIAGESNGFIVGASNSGKVSGRLAGGIVGYSYFNNGIVKNASNTGAILGSGEYSVAAGGIVGYSFRLQVMDALNTGLVEASSASAKVYAGGIAGRIDSSTTLDRLGNWGRVHILGGTVAYAGGLVGWYEGLPVRGLEKPTPGANFLESFNYGPVYVKTAKDSSYAGGIAGYGKFGIFHGIYNRGVVKNEGPSSKKWTGGVLASVEHGQLYSSYSYTDTLTGNGVGALVHDWQGFTYIERNYYGKGLVDAPAIVKIALDDTSKVYRNVEAKTFDELKSASMDLETGGLTWILGDCLPKLAHDTTTACKVNVVEDYFDTSFVDQIVFQENVIFADSTDNQGSGSGEGPVATPKSPVMAKAAPLSVQVVARNIALSGLSGNRPVLVMDMQGRLVKSVRAHGPSVNIAVPRAGRYIVRSGSLVHVVSVH; encoded by the coding sequence ATGTCCAAAAAGTTTTATGCTGCGGTAGCTATTATGGTGGCTACTTGCGCTCAGGTTTCTTTGGCGGCGTGGGATGGCTCGGCGAAAGTGCCGAAAGTCGTTGAAAAGGATGGACAAAACTTTTATGAAATCACGTCTCCGGAGGAACTGATTGGCTTCTTGGATTCTGTGCTAGTGGGTAAGGCCGGAGATGAGTCCCTCAAGGCTTACTTGAAAAATGATGTCGTATTCGGGGCAGATACATCAAAGCTTTGTGAAAAACGCTGGGTCCGTAATAAAGAGCAGTCAATGTTTACGGGTGATTTTGATGGACGCGGACATTCCATTTACGGCTTGAATGCCGAAAATGCTTTGTTTCGCGAAGTGGGCATGAGCGCAGGTTCTGTTCACGATGTCAGCGTGGTGCATGGTTCTTTTGGTAGCGATTCCGTGACTCGTGCGGCATCAATTGCGGATATTTTGGATGGATCCATTTGGAGTGTGAACGTTATTGCTACGGATGTCCGTAGCGCTTATGATGCTGCAGGCATTGCTGCTAACGTATCAAGCCCGTATGGGTCCGATGGTAAACATGCACTTATCCTTAATAGCCATGTTATAGGCGGCTCCGTTGGCGGTAGCTATTATGTTGGTGGTATTGCCGGTTTTTCTGCGGGTAAAATTCATGGTTGCTCAAATTCTGCTCGAGTTTATACGGTTGAAAATCCAAATGTAAAAGAGCAAATGATTGAACATCTTGGTGGCATTGTGGCGTATTCTACAGTGGACTTTGGCACTGCCATTGGAAATTGCGTCAATCGCGGAAAAATCGAAATGGAGTCTTTGGCTCAATGGGCGTATGTAGGTGGCATTGCTGGCGAAGTTGATGGAAATATCGAAAATCTTCAAAATTATGGAGAAGTTTCATCAAAGGTTACATTTGCTTCGGATACGGCGAAATCTACTTGGGCCGCGGCTTCTTATGTGGGCGGAATTGCAGGGCAACATTCTTTGCCTAGAAAGTACTCCGGTGAAAATCGTGACTTGTTGAATGAAGGGAATGTGCTTGCTGTTTTTGATAACAGGATTGAAAATGGCGACTTCATGGTTGGCGGTGTTGTTGGAAATGCGGACCGGTCGAGCATTACTAATGCCCTTAATCGAGGTTCCGTTGTTGCTCATGGCTTTGGCAAATTGACGAAAACGTCTGTGGGCGGTGTCACCGGTTTGGCCAATATGAATGTATATAGCGGTTTTGCAAAGCTTAAGAACCGTGGCAATGTCTATGGCGGAGGTACGTTCCGCACTCATGTCGGTGGACTTGCAGGGCGGATGGAAGGTTATGTTGTAGATGATCCGAAATTTGTGCAGTCGTTTAATTATGGTAGTGTGACTGGCGTTGTTGCGGATACCTCGAGTGTATCCGAGGCTTTGAATGTGGGCGGTCTCCTGGGCTATGGTGATGCCATTGTTTTCAGCGATGTTTACAATCGCGGAAAACTTTTGGCAAAGGGCAAGCTTGTTTATGGTGGTAGCTATGTGGGCGGTATCGTGGGCTTGAACCGTTATCCGACTGCCTCTATTTCTAATGCTTATAGTGCTACACCGGAAATCGCGGGTGACACTGTGGGTGGTGTTGTTGGCTATTCGCTTGAGGCCGCAGTTCCAAGCAATACTTATTTTGACAAGACTCTTGCCGATGTAAAATCGTTTGGAAAAAACTATTTCGAAACGGCGGATGATCCGGATTGTGGAAGAGCTACTTCCGTATTGCAAAACGATGAAATACTTGCGATGTTGAACACCCAAAATGGCAAAGTGGCCGACCGCAAATTGTGGGTGCGCCGTGGTGGATACCCGGTATTGACTTTTGATAGTTTGTATAAAAATGATTCACTTTTCTTTGATCTGCAAACGTATGCGCTTCCGTCTGCAGAAATCGTGAATGATACTGCTGTTTACACTATAAAGACTGCTGATGAACTTGCGACTTTGTTGGAAATGGGCTCGTCCTTTGGATACAAAATGTTCAAGGTCAAACTTGCAAACGATATTGTGATGGGTGAGGATTCTACGCACCTATCTATGCGCAAGATGTCTATTGATACGAGCGGACTTTGCATTAACATGATGTTTGACGGACAAGGCCATACCGTTTACGGGTTGAACATGTCTAGAGCAATGTTCTATTGCTTGGCCGAGGGTGCCGTTATTGATAATATGACGATTGCAAACAGCCGTTTTGCAAATGATTATGGAATGTCTGCTGCTGGAGTCGCAATTTCGTTAAAAAAGAATAGCGCTATTCGCAATGTGAAAATCAGGAATAGCCTTGTTCGCGGCGGTGACGTTGCGGGTGGTATTGTCGCTAACAGTTACGGCACGATGTTGGAGGTGGCAAACGATAATACTCCGGTTTACGCCTCGGATAAGGCGGGTGGCATTGCGGGTGAAAGCAATGGATTTATTGTGGGGGCGTCCAATTCGGGCAAGGTCTCGGGGCGCTTGGCCGGTGGCATTGTGGGTTATTCTTACTTTAATAATGGGATTGTCAAGAATGCATCGAACACTGGGGCGATTCTCGGTTCTGGCGAATATTCCGTAGCGGCGGGTGGCATTGTCGGCTATTCTTTCCGCTTGCAGGTTATGGATGCCTTGAATACGGGGCTTGTTGAAGCATCGTCTGCCTCTGCTAAGGTCTATGCGGGCGGTATCGCGGGTAGAATCGATTCTTCTACGACATTGGATAGGCTCGGGAACTGGGGCCGCGTGCATATCTTGGGTGGCACTGTCGCCTATGCGGGTGGCCTTGTTGGATGGTACGAAGGGTTGCCTGTTAGGGGCTTGGAAAAGCCGACTCCGGGTGCAAACTTTTTGGAGAGCTTTAACTATGGCCCCGTGTATGTCAAGACGGCAAAAGACAGCTCATATGCGGGCGGTATTGCGGGCTATGGAAAGTTTGGCATATTCCATGGAATCTACAATAGGGGTGTTGTGAAGAATGAAGGTCCGTCGTCCAAGAAATGGACTGGTGGCGTGCTCGCATCGGTCGAACACGGCCAACTGTACAGTAGCTATAGCTATACCGATACGTTGACGGGTAATGGTGTTGGTGCGCTTGTTCATGACTGGCAGGGATTTACTTATATAGAACGCAATTATTATGGCAAGGGCTTGGTGGATGCTCCTGCGATTGTGAAAATCGCCCTGGATGATACTTCTAAGGTTTATAGGAATGTCGAAGCCAAGACCTTTGATGAACTGAAATCGGCTTCTATGGATTTGGAGACCGGTGGCTTGACGTGGATTTTGGGTGATTGCTTGCCGAAGCTTGCGCACGATACGACCACGGCTTGTAAGGTGAACGTGGTGGAGGACTACTTTGATACGAGTTTTGTTGATCAAATCGTTTTCCAGGAAAACGTGATTTTTGCCGATTCTACGGATAATCAGGGGTCGGGAAGTGGTGAAGGTCCCGTGGCGACTCCGAAATCTCCGGTGATGGCGAAGGCTGCTCCGTTAAGTGTTCAGGTGGTTGCTCGTAACATTGCGCTTTCGGGGCTTTCTGGAAATCGACCGGTGCTCGTGATGGATATGCAGGGGCGCTTGGTGAAGTCCGTCCGTGCGCATGGTCCGTCGGTGAATATCGCGGTCCCGAGGGCAGGGCGCTACATCGTCCGCAGCGGCTCGCTTGTGCATGTTGTGAGCGTGCATTAG